A genomic region of Candidatus Poribacteria bacterium contains the following coding sequences:
- a CDS encoding M20 family metallopeptidase: MNAKELTKTLIGYNTVSPLSNVEVMDFLTETLEAIDCEVERVEYRDPAGVLKVNLIGRKGPDTGERGLALLGHIDTVPAIGWSMDPFEARIADGKMYGRGSCDMKGSVACMIEVASHYAASDLKAPLYVVITADEEVGYLGAIAVAEKSQMFKKHGFPKYGVVGEPTELHAVYAHKGTVRFTATAHGRAAHSSTGEGDNANLKLIPFLAEMRDIYHELTTDTRYFNDEFTPAFTDWNITISDGECPGNITSPLSVCCINYRPMPGDNAQEWIDRARDSAEKHGLIFDLYIDAPPVRTPPEAEIIQAALEITGETEPQTVAYGTDAAVFAQHMETVIIGPGSILQAHTVDEWMTLDQFPKAVSIFSQFVDRFCVA, from the coding sequence ATGAATGCAAAAGAATTGACCAAAACCCTCATCGGGTATAATACAGTAAGTCCACTCAGCAACGTGGAAGTCATGGATTTTCTGACCGAAACCTTGGAAGCCATTGATTGTGAGGTGGAACGGGTTGAATACAGAGATCCAGCGGGTGTGTTGAAGGTAAATCTCATTGGACGCAAAGGGCCTGATACAGGTGAACGTGGGTTAGCACTCCTCGGACACATAGATACTGTTCCTGCTATCGGTTGGTCGATGGATCCGTTTGAGGCACGGATCGCTGATGGAAAGATGTACGGTAGAGGCAGTTGCGATATGAAAGGCAGCGTCGCTTGTATGATTGAGGTTGCATCACACTATGCAGCATCGGATCTAAAGGCACCGCTCTATGTCGTCATCACCGCTGATGAAGAGGTGGGCTACCTCGGGGCAATTGCAGTCGCCGAAAAGTCGCAGATGTTCAAAAAGCACGGCTTTCCGAAGTATGGGGTCGTCGGTGAACCGACAGAACTCCATGCAGTATACGCCCACAAAGGGACTGTCCGCTTTACTGCCACAGCCCACGGGCGTGCAGCGCACAGCAGTACAGGCGAAGGCGACAACGCGAATCTAAAGTTAATTCCGTTCCTCGCAGAAATGCGGGATATTTATCACGAATTGACAACCGATACTCGGTATTTCAACGATGAATTCACGCCAGCTTTTACAGATTGGAATATCACTATCAGTGATGGCGAGTGCCCAGGGAATATTACTTCGCCCTTAAGCGTGTGTTGTATCAATTACCGTCCAATGCCAGGGGACAATGCGCAAGAATGGATAGACCGAGCGCGGGACTCAGCTGAAAAACATGGGTTAATATTCGATTTGTATATTGATGCGCCTCCGGTACGCACGCCACCCGAGGCGGAGATTATCCAAGCAGCACTTGAAATAACCGGTGAGACTGAACCCCAAACCGTCGCCTATGGCACCGATGCTGCCGTCTTCGCACAGCACATGGAAACCGTTATCATCGGACCCGGCAG